The Sinomonas sp. P10A9 genome includes a window with the following:
- a CDS encoding DivIVA domain-containing protein, which translates to MSFFLVFLAILLAGGLAWFAVDVARGSSRGNQPEGLAEPPADLAPVLLPEHPNPEDIDAIRFALAFRGYRMDQVDQVLVRLRDRIGVQAALIEALTAQLKSTRASGIRPGGADGAVHDG; encoded by the coding sequence GTGAGCTTCTTCCTCGTCTTCCTCGCGATCCTCCTCGCGGGCGGCCTCGCATGGTTCGCCGTCGACGTCGCGCGCGGTTCCTCGCGCGGCAACCAGCCCGAGGGCCTGGCCGAGCCGCCCGCCGACCTGGCGCCGGTGCTCCTGCCCGAACACCCCAATCCGGAGGACATCGACGCGATCCGCTTCGCGCTCGCGTTCCGCGGCTACCGTATGGACCAGGTCGATCAGGTGCTCGTCAGGCTGCGGGACCGGATCGGCGTCCAGGCGGCTCTCATCGAGGCCTTGACGGCCCAGCTGAAGTCGACGAGGGCCTCTGGCATCCGCCCCGGAGGCGCGGACGGTGCGGTGCATGACGGCTGA